The nucleotide sequence ACTGCTGGACCGGTGCTCTGGACCCACCTGACCACCCGCGCACCGACGGGACTCGATGGGGGCAGGCTGGACTGCGCCCTACTCCTCCTCGATCTCCACTGTGAAGAGGGTATCGCCCGGGTAGGAGGGGTTCTCGCGCGGATCCCGCAACCGCAGGGACAGAGCTACATCCATCCCCTCCACCACTCTGCCGAAGATGGTGTGGGCCCCGTTGAGCCAGGGCGTGGGAACGAAGGTGATGAAGAACTGGCTGCCGTTAGTGTTGGCCCCGGCGTTGGCCATGGCCAGCAGACCGGGCTCATCGAAGGCAAGACCGGGGTCTATCTCATCCTCGAAGCGGTAACCGGGGCCGCCGCTCCCGGTGCCGGTCGGGTCGCCCCCCTGGGCCATGAAGTCCGCCAGCACCCGGTGGAAAGTGGTGTTGTCGTAGAAGCCCTCGCGGGCCAGGAAGACGAAGTTGTTGACCGTCTTAGGCGCCCAATCCGCGAACAGCTCCACCCGGATGTCCCCCTTCTCCGTCTTGAGAGTGGCGAAGTAGGTCTTTGCCGTGTCGATGGTCATCGGGGGCGGGCTGGTCCACTGCTTAGGCGCGGGCATGCTGCTCTCTCCCTGAGTCGGGGTAGCGATCTCCGGGTAGGCGGTGGCGCGGATGCGGGCGGCCTGAGTGGCCTGTACACCCGCATCCGGTGTGCTCCCACCACAGCCGGCCAGGAGGTGCCCCGGCACCAACCCGGCGAGAATCAGGAATGCCCGCCTGCAGCGCAACGTGGCTGGTGGCATGGTACTCTTCCTTGGAGTGGGGATCCCTGGCGCCTGCCTCCCCCACCGGTCAGGAGGCCGGCGCGCGCTGAGGATAGTGACCGCGCCGCGCGCTGTCAAGGTGGGCGGCGCGGTCAGGTGCGTAGCTGGACGGGCTTCAGCCTATCGCGCCCGGCGCCCCACCAGGGCCAGCAGAGCCTGGTTGGCCTGGGGCGAGAGGCCATAGCTGCTTAGCTCTTGGCGCAGCACTTCGACCTCCCCATACCCGCCCAGGTATCCGTTGGCTCGGGCGGCGGCAGTGGAGTCCACGATATCGGCCTCGTCGGGGTACATGGCCTGGAACTCCCGCATGATCTCTGGCGTGTTGCGCAGGAAGTACTTCTGATGGTAGCCCTCGGCTAGGTAGAAGTGGTCCAGTGGCTTCACTTCGGTGTAGATTCCCTCTCCAGAGGCGCGCTCCAGCCCCTCCTTCGACTCGAGGATCGCCCGTTTCTGGTCCTCGTCCTGGTAGAAGGCGATGGAGGCATACTGGCGTGACCACGGCCGGCGCGAAGGGTTGTGGCTGCTCCAGAACACATCCAGCAGTTGCTCGAAGCTGACGCGCTCGGGATCGTAGTCCACCTGGACCGTCTCACTGTGATCGCCGAGGTCATAGTAGGTGGGGTTCGGCTTGGTGCCGCCGGCGTAGCCCACGCGGGTGCGGACCACTCCGGCCATACTCCCGAACCGGGAGTCGGGACCCCAGAATCAGCCCAGAGCGAAGGTGGCCGTCTTCACCTGTGCGGGCTGGGCTCTATCT is from Anaerolineae bacterium and encodes:
- the msrA gene encoding peptide-methionine (S)-S-oxide reductase MsrA, producing MAAEPRPETNAPPIDRAQPAQVKTATFALGUFWGPDSRFGSMAGVVRTRVGYAGGTKPNPTYYDLGDHSETVQVDYDPERVSFEQLLDVFWSSHNPSRRPWSRQYASIAFYQDEDQKRAILESKEGLERASGEGIYTEVKPLDHFYLAEGYHQKYFLRNTPEIMREFQAMYPDEADIVDSTAAARANGYLGGYGEVEVLRQELSSYGLSPQANQALLALVGRRAR
- a CDS encoding peptidylprolyl isomerase; amino-acid sequence: MPAPKQWTSPPPMTIDTAKTYFATLKTEKGDIRVELFADWAPKTVNNFVFLAREGFYDNTTFHRVLADFMAQGGDPTGTGSGGPGYRFEDEIDPGLAFDEPGLLAMANAGANTNGSQFFITFVPTPWLNGAHTIFGRVVEGMDVALSLRLRDPRENPSYPGDTLFTVEIEEE